The nucleotide sequence AATAATGATGTTTAACAATACCCCTACTGAAACGTGGAATCCGTGGAAACCTGTTATAAAGAAGAATAAATCGCCAAAACTTTTATGACCGTATTCGTTGCGCACCAAGTTGGCACCTTCTACCACATATTGGAAATCGTTTGCACGTTTTAAAGTTTCTTCGCGAGATAACGTTATTTTTTTATGTTTATTTTCTGGGTCGGTATATTGTGTTCTAATCAATATATCTGGGTTGTTTTCTAAACCTGCTTTCACTTGGCTTAGTGATACAGATGTATTAGATCCTCCAGACATTCCCCAAACGCCTTTGCTTCTTGTTAATGCAGCGTCTTCACGTGCAATTGTTGTATCTGCAAACTCTGCTAATGCTACACGTTTTCCGTCTTTATTAACGAATTGCAAAATTTCGCCACCTCTTGTTTCCACAGCACCATAAGTACCTGTGATGAAGTTTTTCCACTCCCAAGCCTGTGATCCAACGAAAACAAGACCGCCTACGATGGTTAATAACATATAAACGGCTACTTTCTTTTGCTTCATTTGATGACCTGCATCTACTGCCAATACCATCGTTACCGATGAAAAGATCAAGATAAAAGTCATTAATGCTACGTAAAACATTGGTGCATCTACACTATGCATAAACGGAAAGTGATTAAATACCTCATCGGCAATTGGCCATGAATCAATAAATTTGAATCTTGTAAAACCATAAGCGGCAAGGAATCCGGCAAATGTTAATGAATCTGACAAAATGAAAAACCACATCATCATTTTCCCATAGCTCGCTCCAAGAGGTTGGACATCTTCGCCACCTCCCCAAGTTTGTTCTTTAGTCGCTGCTGTAGTAACTGTCGCTCCCATAAAAAGTTTAAGTTGTTAAAAAGTTCCCAAATTTACATCTTTTTTCTTTTAAAGAAAAGTAAAAAGATTATTTGTAAAAAGTAAAAAATAAAAACAAATACAACCACAAGAATCCTAAAAAGTGCCAAAACATCGCACTTAACTCTATTCCAAGGGTTTGAGTTGCATTATACTTTTGTTTATAATGATTATAAATTACAATTAACAATGAAATTAATCCACCTGCCAAATGGGCAATATGTACTAAAACCACTACATATAAAAACGATGTGGTGATGGTACTTGCACTTCCTGTGAAATAATATCCGGCTTCAATAACTTGATTAAATCCTTGAAACTGCAATATCACAAAAGTAATTCCCAATAAAAAAGTAAGCCCTAACATTAAACTTGTGGTGGAACGGTTGTTTTTTTGTATGGCTTTTTTGGCTAAATGAAATGTTATACTGCTTAAAACAATCACCAACGTACTCCATAAAAACGCTTGTGGCAATTGAAAGTCTTTTAACCAATCCGGACGGTTTTTACTAATCACATAAGCGCTTGTTAAGCCAGCAAAAACCATCACAATACTACCCATTGCAAAAATAAGCATGGTTTTGTATGCTTTTCCTTTTTGTATTTTTTCTGCTTGAAGTTCTTCAGTATTCATTATCGCAAGAATTTATCTAATATAAAAATAATCTGTATCAATGTAATATAGGTAACGCTTATAAGCATTAGCGTTTTTGCCGACTTATCGGTTTGTTTGCGGTATAACTGAACACCGCCATAAAGCATCCATAAACCTGCCGCCAAAACCAAAACTGCTGCGATTGGTGAAAGATACAATCTTCCTGTGTAACCTGTTGCTGGCAATAAAGATGCAATGATTAACCACACACAGTATAAAATAACTTGCAATGCGGTTTTTTTGTCTTTTTTTCGTGTGGGCAATAAATAAAACCCGCCTTTTTCGTAATCGTTGAACAAGAACCAACCCAATGCCCAAAAATGGGGAAACTGCCAGAAAAACTGAATAAGAAACAACATTCCGGCTTCAATACCAAACTGATCAGTATGCGCCACCCAACCCAACATAAATGGAATGGCTCCTGGAAAAGCACCCACAAATACGGCCAATGGCGTTAAGGGCTTTAAAGGTGTATAAACGCTTGTGTATAAAAAGATGGAAATAGCACCAAACATAGCTGTTTTAGGACTCACGATATACAAAATTGCCAAACCAACAATAGTAAGCGCTGCCGCCAATGTAAACGCTGTGTTTTTTGAAACACGCCCTGAAGAAACCGGACGGTTTTTAGTGCGATCCATTTTTGCATCTAAATCTTTTTCGATGATTTGATTAAATGCATTCGATGCTCCCACCATGCAATAGCCACCCACAGCAAGCATCATCAATTTCATTATATCGATTTGCTGCCAGTCTTCCACCGCTAAAAGGTATCCGGCCAATGTAGAAAAAACCACACTAATAGCCAAACCTACTTTGGTCATGCTTTTAAATTCTGATAGCGCTGAAACTTTTATGACTGATGAAGATGTTTCCAAAATAAGCTGTTTATTCCTAAATAATTCGGTGTGCAAATATACTTGAAAAAAAATCTTAAAACTAACTATTTACACTTTTAAAGTGTTAAACAAAATCGAAAAAACACTTTATATGGTTGTTGTTTCTAATAAAATTTGTTTTTGGGAAGAGGTCCCAATGCGTTTCACTCCCATTTGTATATAAAACAAGGCATCGGTCAATTTTTTAATGCCACCGGAAGCTTTCACAGGCAATGGTGTAGCATTTTCAAGCATCAACGTAATATGCTCGGGTGTAGCGCCATTGGGTAGGTTGTTTTCGGTGGTATAAAATCCTGTTGATGATTTCACAAAAACGCGTGCATAATCATTTTCTTTACCGTTTTTAATCACAACATTTTTAATCAATGTGGTGATTTGAATGATTTCTTTATTAGATAATGCCGCCGTTTCTATAATCCATTTTATCGTTTTGAATTGTTGCAAACACATCATCGTGCATTCTTTTACTTGATTTTGAACCAAGGAAACAGCACCATTTTTAAATGCAAGATAATCGATCACTACATCTAATTCATCTGCACCATTGTTTATAGCGTTTTGGATTTGCAAACACTTTTCTTCGGTTGATGCAGTGCCTTGTGGAAAACTGATTACGGTTCCAACTAACACTTTACTTTTGTGCGCGGTTACAAATTGCTTGGCTTGCTGTACATATTCGGGCAAAATCATTACACATTTGTACTTCTTGGCAACGGCATTTTGCAATAAATCTGCTACAATGGCATCGTTTTCAAAGGCACTTATATTTGCTTGTTCGGCTGTTTGCAGATAGGTGGCATCTAAAAATTCAGTGATTTGTTTCATGGTTTTAAACCTAAATTCTTTCAAAAATAAAAAAACCTCACGAATTGTGAGGTTTCCATCTTGTATAAATCCAATAAATGGTGGTTCCAAATAAAACGCCTGCGGTGTTGCAAAGCACATCTAACCATTCAAATGAACGATGAGTGGGCAATATATCTTGCAGAAATTCAATCATCAACCCAAATAAAATCAATCCTAAAACTATTAGCAAGCGATTCAATGGATATGCCGATGATTTTTTGTTGAGCAAAGCCCATGACCATAAGAAAGACGAAGTGGTGTAAAAAACAAAATGCACTACTTTATCTAAATGCGGAATGCGTATTTTTTGAACTTCGTTAATGTTTGATAAATTTATTAAACAAAAAACTAAGATGAGTACGTTCCACGCTATGGCAAGCAGCTTTTTGTTATGCACCAATTAATTCTTTGTATTGATCAGCTGATAATAAAGCATCGAACTGAGCAGTATCGGTAACTTTTACTTTGATCATCCAACCTGCTGCATACGGATCGGTGTTTACCAATTCTGGTTCTGTTTCTAAACCTTCATTGAATTCAATGATTTCGCCAGCAACTGGCAAAAATAAATCTGAAACTGTTTTTACTGCTTCTACTGTTCCAAAAACCTCGTCTTGGTCTAAAGTTTGGTCAAGTGTTTCCACTTCCACGTAAACAATATCGCCTAATTCTTTTTGTGCAAAATCGGTGATTCCAACAGTTGCAACATCGCCTTCTAAACGAACCCACTCGTGGTCTTTTGTGTACTTTAAATTAGCTGGTATATTCATTGTTTTATTATTTTAAGCAAATGTATAACATTATTAAGAATTGAAAAATTTTTAGGGTTTAATTTCCAAAATTATATCGCAAGGTAAAGCCCGAACGTATATTGGTGATTGGGAACATGGTTGAAACAACTGCTTTTTGCATCATGTGTTCGTAATAAAAAATCATTCTAAAATTTTTACTTAAATCGTACTCGGCATTCAACCTGATATTGGTCATATCCTGCCCTGCCCCTATTTGATTGTTGGTATAATCTAAATAGCGAATAATGGTTTCGTTTCTTCGCCATGAAAATTCGCTTGTAATTCGTAAATCACTAACAATTCTTCCACCGTTGGCAACACCTTCAAAGTTTGTGGTGAAACCTACATCTTTAATGATAAAACCTAATTTTACGCTGAACTCATTTCCTTGCACTTCTGTTAGCAAATTGTTATCAAAACTCATAGAAAGCAAACGGTCTTTATTTATCTTAAAACCAACATCTATGTTTGATTTAGTCAACAAATCAATACCAATGAGCGGACTGAAATTTTCCATCATTGTGATATTGCTCACCACGTTTCTTGCCGGAAAGTTTCCGCCTGCATTTAAGGCATTCGGATTTTCTAAAAACTCATAATTGGTTTGGAAATTGTTTACAGAGTAATCTGAAATATAATTGTGAGTTATGGTGAAACGATTCAAATTCTTTTTAAACCACCCCAATTTTGCTAATCCTGTATAGCGCAACGACCAGTTTGGCAGCGGAATATTACGCATAAATCCATTGCCTTGTTTCGAAATATCACTGCCCGAATATGCAGCTAAGAACGAAGGAATCAACACTTCTTGATTGGTGCGGCTATAACCTACTGGATAACCATATTGGTCGATATTTGCGGGATCCGACAAATCAATGCCTCGCGCAGCAGCCAAACGGTTTGCTACTGTGATACGGTTTGCTTTGAATTGCTCAAAAACTGCTGATCCGTTTACATCGCTTCTGCCAAAAGCTGTTCCAATCATGATATTTGATGTGCGATACATTCCAAATTCATAAGGCGAACGCGAATTGTAAACACCGTTTTCTAAATCGTATTGCTCCGACATATTGTAGCTATAATCTTTATTGGCTTTTAAAGTAATCAATAAATCTTGAACAGGTTTCAATTCGGCTGAGAAAGTCAATCGTTCAGTGTGCATACGGCTAAACTCTTGGTTGAACTCTGGATAATATGTTAACCAACCTTTTCGAGCAGCATCATAGCGCACATCTTCTTGCGAACCAAAAACATAGCCAAGTGTTGGGCGTGCTGTTCCGAAGAAACCTAAACCGCCTAAATAACCCGGAAGCACCGTACCGTTTGATTCATTATAACTTACTTGAACATTTTTAACCATTGTTGCAACATTTATTAATGCATCTAATGCTGCCGAACCATTTTCTTCTTGTTCTTTTTTCTCTTTTTCGGTTAATTCCTTATTGCGTTCTACTTTTTCACCCGGTTTTGGTTTTTGGGTTAAAGCTTGCGGTGTTTTCTTTTTTGATTTACTTGGCACTAAACCTACAGATTTATATAGGGTCTCCATGCTCAAAGTGGTGGTTAAATTGTGAGAATTGGCATTTTGAATGGTGTTCCCCAAATCATAATTCACACCGTTGTAATCAATGCTTGAAAAGGCATCGGTAGCACGTTGCCAGCTGTAATCGCCTTTGTATGTATAATCTGCGTTGATGAATGATAAAAACGGAATTTTATCAAAAGGCAATTTATAATTCACATCAAAAGTTTGCATGCGCAAGTTTGGCGTACCCGGATCAAAATAACCGTCCCAAATATCTAATGAGTTATCCACATTGCGGTTGACATCCATATAATTTCGCACCACATTGTTGTTGGAAGCAGTGTAGTTAACCACTAAACTTTTGGTAAGGTTAAAACTAACGCCATAGTTGTAATTAAAGAAATAATTTCTTCGGTACAAGGGTTGAATTTCAATACCGTCCACATCGATCATTCTGTATTTTTGTTGGTTGTATTGTCTTAACACATCCGACTTGAATGTTACGTTGGTTGGCAATAAATTTATATTGAAATCGCTTAACAATTTAAAATATTTGCTTTTCTTGAAATTTTCTGCTTTTTTAAACGGTTCAATATTCCATGGCTTGAAGGAATAAGCATATACTAAAGACGAACGTGCTTGCTGATCCAACAAACGGTCTATTTCAAAATTGTGTTGTTGCACTTCATTGAATGAATGGGAAAGCGTTAAGTTTTCCACATCGTAAAAATGCTGTTTTTGATTTTGCCCACGTTGTTTGTTCACACCAATAAAATTAATACTGGTGCGTTTGGTATATTCAATTGCGCGGTCTTTAATCAGTTTGCGTTCTTCTGCAGACTGGGCATCATCCATTTTAGTTTCTAAGCGAATATCCGGATCGTTTGGATCGTATTCTGGTGTAATTTTTTCTTCGGAAACCGAATAACTAAAAGGTATGTTTAAATTCCATTTTTTGGGCAATACTTGGTGGGCATTCACTGCGGTAGTTACATTGTACTGAAAAATATCTTCCCTGCTGCGTTCTTGCGGCCCTTGTTCCAATGCTCCAAAGCCAATGGTTTGTTTGTTTACCGATGCAGTTACAGCTGCAAAATCGGCAATTTTAGCATCAACGGTAGCCACAGCAGCCCAACCACCTTTGTTGGTCATATCAGACATGCGAAGTTCATTGAACCAAACTTCTCCACGCAAATCTCTTGGCTGTTCAATGCTGTTTTCATACAGCACATTGGTATTGTTTCGAATACCAATCATAATGGTACGCAACATTCCAAAGTTTGGATTTCCTTTTACACCAATACGCAATTTATTGACTTTTGATGCCAATTCAGGAGCCAACTCGTCTTCGTTTTTAAAATAAATAAAATTAGGATCTTGGTTGTTGTCGCGGTTGCGCATCAATTTTAATTTGGTTAGCAACTCTAACTGCAATTCAATTTCATTGGCAAGCGGCCAAACTTCTTCTGCCATAGACGCTCCCCATTCGGTTACTTTTAATGGTATTTCTACTTGATAAAAGTTATTGGTAAAGTCATTTCCAAAACGGATAAATGCAACCATTTCATCGTCTTTCAATCGGGTGATATCTGTTTGCGCTTCTGTGGCTTCGGCATGTAAAAACATGCGTAGCTTTTTATACTGGCGCATATCGATATTTCCAACATTCTTAAATACAGCACGCGAATCTCCAGGCTCTAAACCATTTGGTGTGGTGGTTGCATTTGCTTTATACACACGCAATGACAATGCTTGTTCATTTTGGTTGATGATGCTGTTGTTTTGATTGATTTGTTCACGAATAATTCCCGGTGGCAATACATAAGGAATAGGTGTACGCGAATAGTTGTTTAAAATATTCAAAGTAGTTACATCGAAACCTGTATTTGTTCCCTGAACCACAATATTTGGATCTTCCACCAAACTTTCTGTATATCTGCGCCAATCGCTTCGAACTAAATTCAACGTTCCAAAACGCAAAGTTACTTCATCGGTGAATCCTGTTAGGAACATACGCATAAAACGCACAGATTGTAAATCAGAAATAGCTCCTACGGCATAATCTTGGCTTGCAATAATTGGCACTTTGTATTGTACCCATTTCACAGGAGTGGTGTTTCCGTTTAAAAACTTTTCGGTAGTTGTTCGCACATCCACCACATAGTTCTGGCCAATTATTGGGTTTGGCGTTACATTTACCTCATATTGATAATACGCATTAATCGTATTCATGGTGTTGTCATTATCAATATCTTCCACATCGGGCAAATTGCTGTTTCCGCGGTTGGTGTCAGTGAATTGTATGGGTGTATTTCCTTGCAAACCGTTATAGTTCTTATAGCGCGAAATGATATCACCTTGGGCAGTTAAGAAAAACTCATAATTATCAGCTGCCGGATCGGCCATACCTGCAAATTGCGGAAACTTAGCTTTTTCTTCTTCATCATTTAATCCGTCTAAACCAACATCTTGAAAAGCGCGATTAGCAGGATCTGAATCGAACGCATAAATCAAAGCAGTAGAAGCAGGTACTTTACCCCAAATAGAACTAATTGTTGGTGTGTTGTTAGCGGGAGAAGGCAAACCGTTTTCGTATTGCTTCATTCCGTCTTGCAAAATATCCTCAGAAATGTATCCCAAGTTAAAGAATAATTTCCCTGTATTTGCTGCATCTGCTGTATCGCCCGCATTTCCGGTATAAGGATCCATCATCCAAAATTCAATATACTCTACGTTTGCCTGTTCAAAATTGGTCGAAGCAATGGAACGCATAATCCCTGCCCAGTTTTGACTTGGATTAGGCAATTCATTAGCAGCTAAATATTGTGGATTGAAGTTATAAGGCCCTCGTTCTCTTGGATAGTAGGTTAAATTCAGTGGATTCACAGTAAGTAACTCTCCATTGGCAATGTCCATTGTTGGGAACAGCTCTTCTTTATTAACACGGCGTGTTCTGTTGGACGACAGCATGGCATCAGATATGTTATCAGGACGTCGATACGGATTATAAAAAATTTGATCTACTGTGTACCACGACATTTTTGCTCGGCGGAATCCAGATTGCAAGTCTGTGAAATTTTCACCAAAGCCCACAGGAACCGAAGACATAAACCACATTGTTGGATTCAACACATCGATATTACTTTGTGTTCCTTCAAAATTTTCAATATAAGAAGTTGCTTCCCCATTCACTTGATCTAAACGCGATGCGCCGGGTTTCAAATATGCAAATTCGCCTCTAAATGTTAAACTCGACATTACATCGGTATCAATATTTGGCAATTTATTCACCCAGCGGGTCAAGAAAGGCAAATCGGTTGTATAATTGGCGTTAAATCCATAAATAGTATTGTTTACCGATTCTTCTCCAAAGTTTGATTTCACCGTTAAAGGCTGCTCTGTTAAACGCAAATAGGTAGCACCTAAAATTAATTTATCATTTACCTGATGATCAACATGCACTCCAAAAAACGAACGACGAGTTTGGTTGAACATAGAATTTTCTTCCACAGAAATTTCAATCGGTGTGTTGCTTTCTCTAAGTCCCGGATCTAAAATTTGAACCATTCCGCGTTGGTAATCTACGGTATAATCTACCCCTTCTACCAACATTCTTCCACCAGCGGTAACCGTAACAGAACCTGGTGCAATATTAAATCCAGGAATAGGAATTCCATCGCCTGAGGAACTTGTTGCTTTACCTTTTAATTGAAACTTATTCTTTTCACTGTCTTGTAAGGCTTTTACATACGTGTTTCGATACATGTTTTTATACACGTATTTCTTTTGGTTGGGATTGTAGCTGGCATCCACATCATAGTTTTCAGATGGATTGGTTGCTAGTTTGTTGAATAAATGTTCTCCAAACGGTTCAACGGTGGTAAAAATGACCCTTCCCCCTTCTTCGTCAATGGTGATTCCTTCAAACTTGTTCATGTTTTGAAGTTGCCCGCTGTTGTTATTATACCCGCCGCCTTGGTTTGGATTGTTACTGTTTGCCGGATTGCTTGTTGGGTTGGTAGCAATATAATCGAACCAACCATCGCCACCGTTTTGCGGATCATTTGTAGCATTTAATCGGTCTAAGTTAAAAACATTTAACAAAGGAGTATCTGCAACACCTTGTGGCAAAGTAGTACCCGAAACAGGGGAAATATAGTTGAGCGGTTGCGGGTCGGTGTACATAATGTTCAAGCGAAAACCATCGCGTTCTAAATAGCGTGTGTTGGGCACTTGATAGATGTTTTTCATCATCAAATCCCAAACCGGTTCATTTACCGACGCCAAAGTACTTTTCAGCATTTTCACAATTAAACTTTGAGTGGTTGGAATGTCTTGGTTATTGGCATCTTGACCAACCACCGTAGCATCTACGCCATCGGTACCAAATTCACCCACTTTATACACTTTTCCGCCAATGGTATATTCAAAAGCCACACCAAGCACTTCGTCATTGTTCAAAGGTTGCTGCAAGGTGATGTATCCTAATTGCGGGTGGAATTTATATTCGTTTTCGGATAATTTGCGGGCGTTTTCTAACTTGGCATAATCGCGCCCTTCGGTTACTTGAATATTAAATCCACTTTGGGCTGTGTTTATTTCACGAATGCCCGCGTTTAAAAAGTTTGTACCAATTGCTTCGGGATTGAATTGGTTATTGCCGTTATCAACAGGTGCATCGACTTGAGAAGTTCCAAAAAAAGTTGGGTTTGCCGTTACATCAATCCCCACAATACGATCGGTTGCAGCATTGCTTAATCGGGCTTCCCCTAAATCTTGCAAAGCAATGATGTTTCGCATGTTGTTATTTGTCTGCGCCACACGGTTTTGGCGGTTTGTTACCCACACTTCTAAACGGGTAATGCGCACACGGCTGTTTATATACGGATAATTTGTTAATGCTTTATCGTATTGATATCTAAAGTATTGCGAAAGGAAAAAGTTGCGGTTTTGTTCATAATCCAAAGCAAACATTTCAAAATTTTGAACGGTACCGCCGCCTTCTGCCACAATGGTTTTTCGTTCGGAAGTTTGTCTAGAGAAAACACCTGTTAAAGTGGTTCTACCAAACTGTAATTTGGTTTTCACACCAAATAAATTCTGCGCACCACGCACCAATGAATTGTTTACCGGCATGCTTACGTTTCCCACTTCTAAGCCTTGCAAAATAGCATCTTCATCGGGTTCATAGTTCAACTTCATCATTTGCCTTTGAAAGTCTAAGGTTGCTTGATTATTGAAGTTAATATCGGTGTTTAAGCGGGTTCCTACTTTTCCTTGTAAACTTAAACTGATTCGTTGGTTAAAATCCAAAGCAAATGTGCGGCGGTTTCTAGGGGAAATAATAGGATTGTCTTGTTTGGAATAGCGAAGACCCAAGTCTAATTCTACCGAACCACTTGGTTTCACATCGATGGTGTTTCCTCCAAAAATTGTTTCAAATAATTTAGAGTTCACATAATATCCCGGCAATAAATCTTTCTTTTCTTCTTCGCTTAAGCGGTCTTGACCTGCTGCAATCCGTTTTGCGTAAAACTCGCGCATGGCAGCTTTCAGCAAAATATCTTCATACTGTTTGCGGGTTAGCACCATGGGATATTCTAAATTGAAATCGTTGTTGGTAACGGTGTACATATACCTGTCTGAAACTGGGTCGTAGGTGTACATTTTCATTATAGAATCTACATCTTTCAAAGTAATAGCTCCGCGAATTACTACTTTATCTTCTTCGTTTTCTTCGATTTGTGCAAAAACAGGTGAAGCATTACCCAATAAGATAATAAGAAAAAAATACTTTAAAAGAATATATAAACGTGAAGATGTTTTCAAAATCTTACAAACTTTTTAATGCTGATTTGATAATTTGTTCTACAGTAACTTCTGGATTTTGCTGCACGATGTTTTTTACTACTTTTTCGGTAGCTTTTCGAACAAACCCAAGTACTTCTAATGCAGATAACGCTTCTTCTGCATTTGTATTGTTTAAAGGTGCAGATAAATCTTCTAAACCATATAATTTTTGTACTTTTTCTTGTAGATCAATGATAACGCGTTGGGCGGTTTTTAAGCCAATTCCTTTGATAGATTGTATGGTTTTCACATCGTTTGAAGCAATTGCATTGATTAAATCTTTTGGAGCCACATATGAAAGCATGTTTCGAGCGGTGTTGCCGCCAATCCCTGAAACCGAAAGCAATAACTTAAAAAGCTCGCGTTCTACCTTATCCATAAATCCATACAAAATATGCGCATCTTCTTTGATTTGCAGGTATGTATATATCTGAATGGCCTCGGCATCTTTTATTAAAGAATAAGAATGCAACGAAATATGAACTTGATAGCCAATTCCGTTGCAATCTATAATAATATCTGTAGGAGTTTTTTCAACCAATCTGCCTTTTAAAAACGCAATCATTTCTTATCATTTAATTTTCATCAAAAATAGAAAATTTAATTAATATAATACGTTTTGTGAATTTGGTTTGCTTTTAAGCGTTTACACACTTTTTTTCTTTAAACTTTTTTGTTGGGCATCAATCACCGCCACAGCAGTCATATTCACCATTTCATCTACGCTGGCACCTAATTGAAACACATGCACAGGCGCATCCAACCCTAACAAAATAGGGCCGATGGATGTGGCTCCGTTTAATTCTTTTAGCATTTTATAGGTGGTATTTGCCGTATCTAAATTTGGAAAAACCAATGTATTTACCTTTTTACCGACTAATTTTGAAAACGGAAACTTGTCTTTTAACATTTCTTGATTCAGTGCAAAATCGATTTGAATTTCGCCATCAACCACCATTTCCGGATAATTTTCATGCAACATTTCAACCGCTTTACGCATTTTTCTTGGTGTTTCTTCTTTTGATGAACCAAAGTTTCCATACGAAATCATTGCCACTACCGGATCCAATCCAAACATTTTAACAGTGTGGTTGGTCATTAATGCAATTTTAGCAATTTCTTCGGAAGTTGGATTGGGGTTTACAGCAGTATCGGCCAAAAACATTGGTCCTCGGCGCGTAAGCATTAAATTGGTCGATGCCACTTTTGACACACCACTTACGCGAGGAATTAAATCTAAAACCGGTTTTAAGGCAGACGGATAACTTCTTGAATAGCCCGTTAGCATAGCATCTGCTTCGCCTTGCAACACCATCATCGATGCAAAATAGCTGCGGTCGCGCATCAGCTTTTCTGCATCAATTTTTGTAATTCCTCTGCGTTCTCTCGACTTCCAAAAGAACTCTGTATATCGTTTTCTTCGCTCGCTTTCTTCATTGATTTTAGGGTCAATAATCAGTACATCGGCATCAAAACCAATTTCCACTTTTAATTCTAAAATCACTTCTTTATTTCCTAACAAAATAGGAATTGCAATTCCTTCTTCGTAAGCAATTTGCGCTGCTTTTAAAACATTTAATTGATCGGCTTCGGTATAAACCACTTTTTTAGGGTTCATTTTGGCACGATTCATCAGCATACGCACCAATTTATTGTCGGATCCCATACGGTCTGACAATTCATCGCGGTATGCTTCCCAATTAGTAATCGATTCTGTAGCCACACCCGATTCCATTGCTGCTT is from Paenimyroides aestuarii and encodes:
- the deoC gene encoding deoxyribose-phosphate aldolase, giving the protein MKQITEFLDATYLQTAEQANISAFENDAIVADLLQNAVAKKYKCVMILPEYVQQAKQFVTAHKSKVLVGTVISFPQGTASTEEKCLQIQNAINNGADELDVVIDYLAFKNGAVSLVQNQVKECTMMCLQQFKTIKWIIETAALSNKEIIQITTLIKNVVIKNGKENDYARVFVKSSTGFYTTENNLPNGATPEHITLMLENATPLPVKASGGIKKLTDALFYIQMGVKRIGTSSQKQILLETTTI
- a CDS encoding cytochrome c oxidase subunit 3 — protein: MGATVTTAATKEQTWGGGEDVQPLGASYGKMMMWFFILSDSLTFAGFLAAYGFTRFKFIDSWPIADEVFNHFPFMHSVDAPMFYVALMTFILIFSSVTMVLAVDAGHQMKQKKVAVYMLLTIVGGLVFVGSQAWEWKNFITGTYGAVETRGGEILQFVNKDGKRVALAEFADTTIAREDAALTRSKGVWGMSGGSNTSVSLSQVKAGLENNPDILIRTQYTDPENKHKKITLSREETLKRANDFQYVVEGANLVRNEYGHKSFGDLFFFITGFHGFHVSVGVLLNIIIFFNVLLGTYEKRRTYEMVEKVGLYWHFVDLVWVFVFTFFYLV
- a CDS encoding cytochrome c oxidase subunit 3, translating into MNTEELQAEKIQKGKAYKTMLIFAMGSIVMVFAGLTSAYVISKNRPDWLKDFQLPQAFLWSTLVIVLSSITFHLAKKAIQKNNRSTTSLMLGLTFLLGITFVILQFQGFNQVIEAGYYFTGSASTITTSFLYVVVLVHIAHLAGGLISLLIVIYNHYKQKYNATQTLGIELSAMFWHFLGFLWLYLFLFFTFYK
- the cyoE gene encoding heme o synthase is translated as MTKVGLAISVVFSTLAGYLLAVEDWQQIDIMKLMMLAVGGYCMVGASNAFNQIIEKDLDAKMDRTKNRPVSSGRVSKNTAFTLAAALTIVGLAILYIVSPKTAMFGAISIFLYTSVYTPLKPLTPLAVFVGAFPGAIPFMLGWVAHTDQFGIEAGMLFLIQFFWQFPHFWALGWFLFNDYEKGGFYLLPTRKKDKKTALQVILYCVWLIIASLLPATGYTGRLYLSPIAAVLVLAAGLWMLYGGVQLYRKQTDKSAKTLMLISVTYITLIQIIFILDKFLR
- the gcvH gene encoding glycine cleavage system protein GcvH gives rise to the protein MNIPANLKYTKDHEWVRLEGDVATVGITDFAQKELGDIVYVEVETLDQTLDQDEVFGTVEAVKTVSDLFLPVAGEIIEFNEGLETEPELVNTDPYAAGWMIKVKVTDTAQFDALLSADQYKELIGA
- a CDS encoding VanZ family protein — encoded protein: MHNKKLLAIAWNVLILVFCLINLSNINEVQKIRIPHLDKVVHFVFYTTSSFLWSWALLNKKSSAYPLNRLLIVLGLILFGLMIEFLQDILPTHRSFEWLDVLCNTAGVLFGTTIYWIYTRWKPHNS